One genomic segment of Desulfomicrobium sp. ZS1 includes these proteins:
- a CDS encoding cytidine deaminase, producing MSAHDSGQGLGAAIAQRLLEEARLVAGHAYAPYSKFRVGAAVLGGNGKIHTGVNVENASLGLGTCAERVALASAIADGERTIVALAVACVDAPAGSPASQRMPCGACLQWIQELAPEAEIFILGENRSFRIHDLLPVAFSLRGK from the coding sequence ATGAGCGCACATGATTCCGGACAAGGTCTGGGCGCGGCCATTGCCCAGCGGTTGCTCGAAGAGGCGCGGTTGGTGGCGGGGCACGCCTATGCGCCGTATTCGAAGTTCCGGGTCGGGGCGGCCGTGCTGGGGGGCAATGGGAAGATACACACAGGTGTGAACGTCGAGAACGCAAGCCTTGGCCTTGGCACCTGCGCCGAACGCGTGGCCCTGGCCTCGGCCATTGCCGACGGCGAAAGAACAATCGTCGCCCTGGCCGTGGCCTGCGTGGATGCTCCCGCCGGCTCTCCTGCGTCGCAACGGATGCCTTGCGGCGCGTGCCTGCAATGGATTCAGGAATTGGCCCCGGAGGCCGAAATCTTCATTCTGGGTGAAAACCGTTCATTCCGGATACATGATCTGCTGCCGGTAGCGTTTTCGTTGCGGGGCAAGTGA
- a CDS encoding DUF4390 domain-containing protein, with protein MTLNLFSASLLRADSISLTDLGVDNAQGSVSVGFSVVINEMAPLMEALQNGGQYEVRCSGKLYKRRLGFWDAFLSEAAYSCEVASKPIARECVVTDQRGSHTFDFAGLQDELNRFWSRLSLPMGSWDAIERGQAYRVVLTFSVTRTNVPGWVSKPLFFVSWDLVPEVVYVLDFDF; from the coding sequence TTGACGTTGAATCTTTTTTCGGCGTCATTGCTGCGGGCAGACTCCATTTCGCTTACGGATCTTGGGGTGGACAATGCCCAGGGCTCTGTCTCCGTGGGTTTCAGCGTTGTGATCAATGAGATGGCCCCCCTGATGGAAGCCTTGCAGAACGGCGGGCAGTACGAGGTGCGTTGTTCCGGCAAGCTTTATAAACGCCGTCTGGGTTTCTGGGACGCGTTCTTGAGCGAGGCCGCCTACTCCTGCGAGGTGGCGAGCAAGCCCATTGCGCGTGAATGCGTGGTTACGGATCAGCGGGGCAGCCATACTTTTGATTTTGCGGGGTTGCAGGACGAATTAAACCGCTTCTGGTCGCGCCTGTCCTTGCCCATGGGCAGTTGGGATGCCATCGAGCGAGGGCAGGCGTATCGCGTCGTGCTCACCTTCAGTGTCACGCGCACCAATGTGCCTGGGTGGGTCAGCAAGCCTCTTTTTTTCGTCAGCTGGGACCTGGTCCCCGAAGTGGTGTACGTTCTGGATTTCGATTTCTGA
- a CDS encoding PAS domain-containing sensor histidine kinase, producing the protein MDKSSRHIPVQERTAHERRKRQREITLAFVGIFLIVILTWIELRLLGLNSYLFFALFNVNLILLILVLFLVLRNVIKLILDRRRRVLGSGLRSKLVLIFVTLSMVPTFIMFVLSTWFVQTSVDYWFQAQVETSMDQALSVGQDFYAAAESGLEIKALGILAHLRERKLDFNAKGADAALRQKSREYRLNLSGVITGAMQQKNWEADPVWNDVWPRIRDEVPFAELGKNFKYWATLWPHPDSDLVIGVMSVDEAGSAFLVVGAEVGPGFLDRLEQIAQGVGEYKQLRSLKYPLKMTLYMVLGLMTMLIFLGATWFGFRLARELSAPIQALAAGTQRIAQGDLSVRLVDESRDELGLLVQSFNSMAEDLEQSRAHLTRANLQLEEQYQTLIAKNHYVQAILENITAGVVSLDRSGRITTMNRAAEAILGLEAGALIGESALDLMGPAHRGLVQEVSQLLRSSPGSQWQRRLDLEARGETIKLLVNAVALMDSEGGDSGIVAVFENISELEKMQRLDAWKEVARRIAHEIKNPLTPIKLSAERLERKFGPVVADPVFTQCTGLIVKQVEHLQEMVREFSSFAKLPEVMLTAGRIEPLLQESISVFSSSHASIRWVLRTEEVPLVMLDREAMGRAIYNILLNAAEVLADQEDGRVETVLYARKRKGRIYIEISDNGPGIKPEEQSRMFEPYYSTKRSGTGLGLAIVKSIISDHHGHIRVKPNEPAGTTFVIELPAARSEA; encoded by the coding sequence ATGGACAAGTCATCCCGTCACATTCCTGTGCAGGAACGCACCGCCCATGAACGACGCAAGCGGCAACGGGAAATCACCCTGGCCTTTGTGGGCATCTTCCTCATCGTCATCCTGACCTGGATCGAGCTGCGCCTGCTGGGGCTCAATTCCTATCTTTTCTTCGCCCTCTTCAACGTCAACCTGATTCTCCTCATTCTGGTCCTTTTTCTGGTCCTGCGCAATGTCATCAAGCTTATTCTGGACCGGCGAAGGCGGGTGCTGGGATCGGGCCTGCGATCCAAGCTGGTTCTCATTTTCGTCACGCTGTCCATGGTCCCGACCTTTATCATGTTCGTTCTCTCGACCTGGTTTGTGCAGACATCCGTCGATTACTGGTTCCAGGCCCAGGTCGAGACGTCCATGGATCAGGCGTTAAGCGTGGGGCAGGATTTTTATGCGGCCGCCGAATCCGGACTTGAGATCAAGGCGCTGGGTATTCTGGCACATTTGCGGGAACGTAAGTTGGATTTCAACGCCAAGGGAGCGGATGCGGCCCTGCGGCAAAAAAGTCGTGAATACAGGCTGAACCTGAGTGGCGTGATCACCGGCGCCATGCAGCAAAAAAACTGGGAAGCCGATCCGGTCTGGAACGATGTCTGGCCCCGGATCAGGGACGAGGTCCCTTTTGCGGAGCTTGGCAAGAATTTTAAGTATTGGGCCACCCTTTGGCCGCATCCGGATTCGGATCTGGTGATCGGCGTAATGTCCGTGGACGAGGCCGGGTCGGCCTTTCTTGTCGTGGGCGCGGAAGTGGGACCCGGCTTTCTGGACCGCCTGGAGCAGATCGCCCAGGGCGTGGGTGAGTACAAGCAACTCCGAAGTCTCAAATATCCTTTGAAGATGACACTTTACATGGTTCTCGGACTTATGACCATGCTCATCTTTCTCGGCGCGACCTGGTTTGGTTTTCGCCTGGCCAGGGAACTCAGCGCTCCGATTCAGGCGTTGGCGGCGGGGACCCAGCGCATCGCCCAGGGTGACCTTTCGGTGCGGCTTGTGGACGAATCTCGCGATGAGCTGGGCCTTCTGGTCCAGTCCTTCAACAGCATGGCCGAGGATCTGGAGCAGAGCCGTGCGCATCTGACCCGCGCCAACCTGCAACTCGAAGAGCAGTATCAGACCCTTATCGCCAAGAATCATTACGTGCAGGCCATTTTGGAGAATATCACCGCGGGCGTGGTCTCCCTAGACCGAAGCGGGCGGATTACGACCATGAACCGCGCGGCCGAGGCCATTCTCGGCCTGGAAGCCGGAGCGCTCATCGGTGAATCAGCGCTTGACCTGATGGGCCCCGCCCATCGCGGTTTGGTGCAGGAGGTCAGCCAGCTGCTGCGCAGCAGTCCCGGCTCCCAGTGGCAGCGCAGGCTTGATCTGGAGGCCCGCGGCGAGACGATCAAGCTGCTGGTCAACGCTGTGGCGCTGATGGATAGCGAGGGCGGCGACAGCGGCATTGTCGCGGTTTTCGAAAATATTTCAGAACTTGAAAAAATGCAGCGCCTTGACGCCTGGAAGGAAGTGGCCCGGCGCATCGCCCACGAGATCAAGAATCCGCTCACGCCCATAAAGCTTTCGGCCGAGCGCCTGGAGCGCAAGTTCGGGCCGGTGGTGGCGGACCCTGTCTTTACCCAGTGCACGGGGCTCATCGTCAAGCAGGTCGAACACTTGCAGGAGATGGTGCGGGAGTTCTCAAGCTTTGCCAAATTGCCCGAGGTGATGCTGACGGCTGGCCGCATCGAGCCTCTGTTGCAAGAGTCCATCTCCGTTTTTTCAAGCAGCCACGCCTCCATCCGCTGGGTGCTGCGGACCGAAGAGGTGCCTCTGGTCATGCTTGACCGCGAGGCCATGGGTCGCGCCATCTACAACATCCTGCTCAACGCGGCCGAGGTCTTGGCGGACCAGGAGGACGGACGGGTCGAAACCGTCCTTTATGCGCGTAAGCGCAAGGGCCGGATCTACATCGAAATCAGCGACAACGGCCCCGGCATCAAGCCCGAGGAGCAGTCGCGCATGTTCGAGCCCTACTATTCGACCAAGCGCAGCGGCACCGGCCTTGGCCTGGCCATCGTCAAATCCATCATCAGCGACCATCACGGGCATATCCGGGTCAAACCCAACGAGCCGGCCGGGACCACTTTTGTCATTGAACTTCCAGCCGCCCGCAGCGAGGCATGA
- the sucD gene encoding succinate--CoA ligase subunit alpha yields MKLNEHNSKQLFHEAGIPVPLGALLGPGDEPAPSFALPWVLKSQVLSGGRGKAGGIRMAGTLEQARTELAQIFSLTIKGEKVRLVRIEPKAAYTREIYLSITLDRQSRSFCITAGRFGGMDIESCDPQTLLIEHAAPDTGLAPFQIRNIFFHLRLPKELMKAFSCLLSNLFDCCLRHRLLLAEINPLVLTEDGQLLALDGKIEIDGHRVGIDPSLNRFFEAAHLSDEENRSREAGLSYHRLDGYVGLMVNGAGLAMASMDILNYSGLEAANFLDLGGGADCTAMRTALDILFDDSRVEMVFINIFGGILSCHKVAQSILEALDGQEPRKPIVVRFAGNGSADGLTLLRKASLNGLHLCPDLTTARAALEKLKGDRPQATHKPLIVHSTAPLLPARPREASTAFPLPDGCRILVQGLTGKQGQLHCRLMQEYGANVVAGVTPGKGGSEVLGVPVFDTVREAASAMTIDASIIFVPGAMAPDAVLEAAAAGIGWVVCITDGIPQLDMLRALERLKGSATKVIGPNCPGLVMPGKTKIGIMPGDIFTPGPVAVFSRSGTLTYECVDRLTRAGIGQSVCVGIGGDPFVGMSFTDLCKLVRHDPQTRAVVILGEIGGKAEEELGQYMRESGFELPVFGFIAGRTAPPGKRLGHAGAILEKGAGGIEVKLQAMADSGFHLIDDLDQIAGAVAQVL; encoded by the coding sequence ATGAAGCTCAATGAACACAACAGCAAGCAGCTTTTCCATGAAGCCGGCATCCCCGTGCCTCTGGGCGCGCTTCTCGGCCCGGGCGACGAACCCGCTCCCTCTTTCGCGCTGCCCTGGGTGCTCAAGTCACAAGTTTTGAGCGGCGGCCGGGGCAAGGCAGGAGGCATCCGCATGGCGGGCACCCTGGAACAAGCCCGCACCGAACTGGCCCAAATCTTTTCCCTGACCATCAAGGGAGAAAAGGTCAGGCTGGTGCGCATCGAGCCCAAAGCCGCCTACACCCGCGAAATCTATCTCTCCATCACCCTGGACCGTCAAAGCCGCTCGTTCTGCATCACCGCCGGCCGTTTCGGCGGGATGGACATCGAGTCCTGCGACCCGCAAACCCTGCTGATCGAACACGCAGCTCCCGACACCGGGCTGGCGCCTTTTCAGATCCGCAATATTTTTTTCCATCTGCGCCTACCCAAAGAGCTGATGAAAGCCTTCTCCTGCCTGCTCTCGAACCTCTTCGACTGCTGTCTGCGCCATCGCCTGCTCCTGGCTGAAATCAACCCCCTAGTGCTGACCGAAGACGGCCAGCTTCTGGCCCTGGACGGCAAGATCGAGATCGACGGGCACCGGGTCGGCATCGATCCGTCCCTGAACCGCTTCTTCGAGGCCGCGCACCTGAGCGACGAGGAAAACAGGTCCCGCGAGGCGGGCTTAAGCTACCACAGGCTCGACGGGTATGTCGGGCTCATGGTCAACGGCGCGGGCCTGGCCATGGCCAGCATGGACATCCTCAACTATTCGGGCCTGGAGGCCGCCAATTTCCTGGACCTTGGCGGCGGCGCGGACTGCACGGCCATGCGCACGGCCCTGGACATCCTCTTCGACGATTCCCGCGTGGAAATGGTTTTCATCAATATTTTCGGCGGCATCCTGTCCTGCCACAAGGTGGCCCAGTCCATACTCGAAGCCCTGGACGGCCAGGAACCGCGCAAGCCCATCGTGGTCCGCTTCGCGGGCAACGGCTCCGCCGACGGGCTGACCCTACTGCGCAAGGCCAGCCTGAACGGGCTGCATCTCTGTCCGGACCTGACCACGGCTCGCGCCGCCCTGGAAAAACTTAAAGGCGACCGTCCGCAGGCCACGCACAAACCCCTGATTGTCCACTCCACGGCTCCCCTGCTCCCGGCCCGGCCACGCGAGGCCAGCACTGCCTTCCCCCTGCCCGATGGCTGCCGCATCCTGGTCCAGGGTTTGACCGGCAAGCAGGGACAGCTGCACTGCCGCCTGATGCAGGAATACGGCGCGAATGTCGTGGCCGGGGTCACGCCCGGCAAGGGCGGAAGCGAGGTCCTGGGCGTGCCGGTCTTCGACACCGTGCGCGAGGCCGCAAGCGCCATGACTATCGACGCCTCCATTATCTTCGTGCCCGGAGCCATGGCTCCGGACGCGGTGCTGGAAGCGGCGGCGGCCGGAATCGGCTGGGTGGTCTGCATCACCGATGGCATCCCGCAGTTGGATATGCTGCGCGCCCTGGAACGCCTGAAAGGCAGCGCGACAAAAGTCATCGGCCCCAACTGCCCGGGCCTGGTCATGCCCGGCAAGACCAAGATCGGGATCATGCCCGGCGACATCTTCACCCCCGGCCCCGTGGCCGTGTTCTCGCGCAGCGGCACCCTGACCTACGAATGCGTGGACCGCCTGACCCGCGCAGGCATCGGACAATCCGTCTGCGTCGGCATCGGCGGCGACCCCTTTGTCGGGATGTCCTTCACGGACCTGTGCAAACTGGTGCGCCACGATCCGCAGACCAGGGCCGTGGTCATCCTGGGCGAGATCGGCGGAAAGGCCGAGGAAGAGCTGGGGCAGTACATGCGGGAGAGCGGGTTCGAACTGCCGGTCTTCGGCTTCATCGCCGGTCGCACGGCCCCTCCCGGCAAACGCCTAGGACACGCGGGCGCGATCCTGGAAAAAGGCGCGGGCGGCATCGAGGTCAAGCTCCAGGCCATGGCCGACTCCGGCTTCCACCTCATCGACGACCTGGATCAGATCGCGGGAGCGGTGGCTCAGGTGCTGTAA
- a CDS encoding sigma-54 dependent transcriptional regulator — protein MHDNASILIIDDEKDIRLSLRGIFEDENWQVTEAGTGTEGLGLALDGDFDLIFLDIWMPGMDGMAVLCALREKGVDTPVIMISGHGNIETAVTALKNGAFDFIEKPLSLDNILVTAGKALELSRLKRENRELRSRIQPEEAPTITGSSPGIVRLRELVAQVGPTEAWVLITGENGTGKEIAARAIHRASKRADREMICVNCAAIPEELIESELFGHEKGAFTGADKAKKGKFELADKSTLFLDEIADMSLKTQAKILRILQEQKFERVGGVKTFKVDVRVIAATNKDLVQEMVEGRFRQDLYYRLNVFPLRVPPLRERAEDIPEMIEFFSRRLIEEQSLRPVRFDRESLDLLKRYAWPGNVRELKNFVERLFILYQGQEVNVSMLPPEYRTGAALDALAVVPDGVTDFKEARARFEEAFLRRELARADGNVARLSETIGLERTYLYRKLRTYGIGSEEGR, from the coding sequence ATGCACGACAACGCGTCCATTCTCATTATCGACGACGAAAAGGATATCCGCCTGTCCCTGCGCGGAATTTTCGAGGACGAGAACTGGCAGGTGACCGAGGCCGGAACCGGAACCGAGGGGCTTGGCCTGGCCCTGGACGGAGATTTCGACCTCATCTTTCTCGACATCTGGATGCCCGGCATGGACGGCATGGCGGTTTTGTGCGCGCTCAGGGAAAAGGGCGTGGATACGCCGGTGATCATGATCTCCGGTCATGGAAATATCGAGACGGCGGTCACGGCCCTCAAGAACGGCGCTTTTGACTTCATCGAGAAGCCCCTGTCCCTGGACAATATCCTGGTCACGGCGGGCAAGGCCCTGGAGCTGTCCCGACTCAAACGCGAAAACAGGGAGCTGCGTTCCCGCATTCAGCCTGAAGAGGCTCCCACCATCACCGGCTCATCGCCGGGAATCGTCCGCTTGCGCGAGCTTGTTGCCCAGGTCGGGCCCACCGAGGCCTGGGTGCTCATCACCGGTGAAAACGGGACCGGCAAGGAGATCGCGGCACGGGCCATCCACCGCGCGAGCAAGCGTGCCGACAGGGAAATGATCTGCGTCAACTGCGCCGCCATTCCGGAGGAGCTCATCGAATCGGAGCTGTTTGGCCACGAAAAGGGCGCTTTCACCGGCGCGGACAAGGCCAAGAAGGGTAAGTTCGAGCTGGCCGACAAGAGCACCCTGTTTCTGGATGAAATAGCCGACATGAGCCTCAAGACCCAGGCCAAGATTCTGCGCATCCTGCAGGAGCAGAAATTTGAGCGGGTCGGCGGCGTCAAGACCTTCAAAGTGGACGTGCGCGTCATCGCGGCCACCAACAAGGACCTTGTGCAGGAGATGGTCGAAGGGCGTTTCAGGCAGGATCTGTATTATCGGCTCAATGTTTTTCCCTTGCGCGTCCCTCCCTTGCGTGAGCGGGCCGAGGACATCCCGGAGATGATCGAGTTTTTTTCGCGGCGTTTGATCGAGGAGCAAAGCTTACGGCCCGTGCGCTTTGACCGGGAATCCCTGGACCTGCTCAAACGTTACGCCTGGCCAGGCAATGTGCGGGAGCTCAAGAATTTCGTGGAGCGGCTCTTCATTTTGTATCAGGGCCAGGAAGTGAACGTATCCATGCTTCCGCCGGAATACAGGACAGGCGCGGCTCTTGACGCCCTGGCCGTGGTCCCGGACGGGGTCACGGATTTTAAGGAGGCCCGGGCGCGCTTCGAGGAGGCTTTTTTACGTCGGGAGCTTGCCCGTGCGGACGGCAATGTGGCGCGGCTGTCGGAGACCATCGGGCTTGAGCGGACGTATCTGTACCGCAAGCTGCGGACCTACGGCATCGGCTCGGAAGAAGGCCGCTAG
- a CDS encoding sigma-54 dependent transcriptional regulator, with translation MNYSLLIIDDEESIRDSLSMALGRHYTVSSCASGKEALEELPLLAPDLVLLDIGLPDISGLEVLDHIRRQSPHAAVIMITAFEDLDTVISAMKRGAFDYLLKPLRMDTLKLCLERAGSSIRLGKEIRLLQDKALREQIPFFIAESEALTDVVQTVAKVAVSPDTPVLVEGDTGTGKELIASAIHYRSPNFRGPLVTVNCAAIPAELIESELFGYAPGAFSGAGKKGKTGLVEEAAGGTLFLDEIGELPGSAQAKLLRFLQEGEFYALGSTAKRTVRTRVVAATNRDLEEMIRAGGFRQDLFYRLAVVRIRVPSLARRKEDILPLARLFLHQYGEKFGKKFNDLTQTARAALLGHPWTGNVRELRNIMERATLMACGPDLDATDLGLTGECTPEAEKRTALTTDGVDLPTLLQDFEHTYYTQALALADGNESQAARLLGISRDTFRYRRGKLGL, from the coding sequence ATGAACTATTCCCTGCTCATCATCGATGACGAAGAATCCATCCGCGACAGCCTGTCCATGGCCCTCGGCCGGCACTACACGGTCAGCTCCTGCGCCAGCGGCAAGGAAGCCCTGGAGGAACTGCCCCTGCTGGCCCCGGATCTGGTGCTGCTGGACATCGGGCTGCCCGATATCAGCGGGCTTGAAGTGCTGGACCACATCCGCAGGCAGTCGCCCCATGCCGCGGTGATCATGATCACCGCCTTCGAGGACCTGGACACGGTCATCTCGGCCATGAAGCGCGGCGCCTTCGATTATCTTTTAAAACCCCTGCGCATGGACACCCTCAAGCTCTGTCTGGAACGGGCGGGAAGCTCCATCCGCTTGGGCAAGGAGATCCGCCTCCTGCAGGACAAGGCCCTGCGCGAACAGATTCCGTTCTTCATTGCCGAGAGCGAAGCCCTGACCGACGTGGTGCAGACCGTGGCCAAGGTCGCGGTCAGCCCGGACACGCCGGTGCTGGTCGAAGGCGACACGGGCACGGGCAAAGAGCTCATCGCCAGCGCCATCCATTATCGCAGCCCCAATTTTCGCGGCCCGCTGGTCACGGTCAACTGCGCGGCCATCCCGGCCGAGTTGATCGAGAGCGAACTTTTCGGCTATGCGCCGGGGGCTTTCAGCGGAGCGGGGAAAAAAGGCAAGACAGGACTGGTGGAGGAAGCGGCGGGAGGCACGCTCTTTCTGGACGAGATCGGAGAATTGCCGGGCAGCGCCCAGGCCAAGCTGCTGCGTTTCCTGCAGGAGGGTGAATTCTACGCCCTGGGCTCCACCGCCAAACGCACGGTGCGCACCCGGGTCGTGGCCGCGACCAACCGCGACCTCGAAGAGATGATCCGCGCCGGCGGCTTCCGGCAGGACCTCTTCTACCGGCTGGCCGTGGTCCGTATCCGCGTGCCGTCGCTGGCCCGCCGCAAGGAGGATATCCTGCCGCTGGCGCGACTCTTCCTGCATCAGTACGGAGAAAAATTCGGCAAGAAATTCAATGACCTCACCCAAACTGCCCGCGCCGCCCTGCTCGGCCATCCCTGGACGGGCAACGTGCGCGAGCTGCGCAACATCATGGAGCGGGCCACGCTCATGGCCTGCGGACCGGATCTGGACGCCACGGATCTGGGACTTACGGGGGAATGCACGCCGGAGGCTGAAAAAAGGACTGCGCTCACGACCGACGGGGTGGACCTGCCGACCCTGCTGCAGGATTTCGAACACACGTATTACACGCAGGCGCTGGCCCTGGCTGACGGTAACGAATCCCAGGCCGCCAGGCTGCTGGGCATCTCACGGGACACCTTCAGATACAGACGCGGCAAGCTGGGTCTCTAG